Proteins encoded together in one Salvelinus namaycush isolate Seneca chromosome 26, SaNama_1.0, whole genome shotgun sequence window:
- the arrdc1b gene encoding arrestin domain-containing protein 1b, which yields MGKLQEFDITFTNNKVVYSPGESISGTVKITSGSSLQYKAIKVNCLGSCGVSNKMNDTSWTLEEQYFSSTLSVADKGTLAAGEHSFPFQFVIPVAAPTSFEGPFGKIVYRVRVVIDTPRFSKDYKSQKPFYLLNLLNLNQVPDIEQPSYAVITKRFSYLLVKTGTLMLKACSDLRGYTPGQIIRLATEIHNKSGKDTGCVLASLIQKVTYKTKRALYDLRTIAEVEGAGVKAGKHAEWREQIIVPPLPQSALAGCSLIEIDYFIQVSLKSPETVVTLPIYIGNIAVNLTPSRARPSTPAPTPISPNTGLEGVTPSAPPAEEDLEEELGAGGSVSEEIPTKSHSQQDQSGQPPTMSPSAFSYAPGAAFPPSQRRADDTSAPLFCVSTGSTIPFFTEGNVTPVPTSCPLILPPEYSTWDYPHEPPPTYEESCSSNNSSFNNSRP from the exons ccattaaggTGAACTGCCTGGGATCATGTGGGGTCTCCAACAAAATGAACGACACGTCGTGGACACTGGAAGAGCAATACTTCAGCAGCACACTGTCTGTAGCTGACAAAG GTACCCTGGCAGCTGGCGAGCACAGTTTCCCTTTCCAATTTGTCATCCCAG TGGCTGCCCCAACCTCCTTTGAAGGGCCCTTTGGGAAAATTGTTTACCGTGTGAGAGTCGTCATAGACACACCGCGCTTCTCCAAGGACTACAAGTCCCAGAAGCCCTTCTACCTACTCAACCTGCTCAACCTCAATCAAGTGCCCGACATTGAG CAACCCAGTTATGCTGTGATCACTAAGAGATTCAGCTATCTCCTGGTGAAGACGGGCACCCTCATGCTGAAGGCTTGCAGTGACCTGAGGGGATACACACCAGGCCAGATCATCAGACTAGCCACTGAGATCCACAACAAGTCAGGCAAGGACACGGGCTGCGTGCTGGCCAGTCTCATACAG AAAGTGACTTATAAGACCAAACGAGCTTTGTATGACCTGCGGACCAtagcagaggtagagggggcgGGAGTGAAGGCGGGGAAACACGCTGAGTGGCGAGAGCAGATCATCGTACCGCCCCTCCCCCAGTCTGCCCTGGCCGGCTGCAGCCTCATAGAGATTGACTACTTCATCCAG GTATCACTAAAATCCCCTGAGACGGTTGTCACTTTACCCATCTACATCGGGAACATCGCTGTCAACTTGACCCCGTCACGAGCTAGGCCTTCAACCCCAGCCCCAACACCCATCAGCCCTAACACCGGCCTGGAAGGGGTTACCCCCAGCGCACCCCCAGCTGAGGAGGACCTGGAGGAGGAGTTGGGTGCAGGGGGTTCAGTCAGCGAGGAGATCCCCACTAAGAGCCACTCCCAGCAGGACCAATCTGGCCAGCCCCCCACCATGTCCCCCAGTGCATTTAGCTACGCTCCCGGTGCAGCTTTCCCACCCAGCCAGCGACGTGCCGACGACACCTCTGCGCCTCTGTTCTGTGTGTCCACTGGGTCCACCATCCCTTTCTTCACAGAGGGAAACGTCACCCCAGTACCCACGTCCTGTCCTCTCATACTCCCCCCTGAGTACAGCACCTGGGACTACCCACATG AACCCCCTCCCACCTATGAGGAGAGCTGCAGCAGCAACAACTCCAGCTTCAACAACAGCAGGCCGTAG